From the genome of Hydrogenobacter sp., one region includes:
- the ppsA gene encoding pyruvate, water dikinase, protein MAKRYLVWLDEVSIEDIPLVGGKNASLGEMIRNLSSLGINIPYGFVVTSEAYYEFVKYNKLEDEIRNVLKGLDTGNIEDLARRGHQIRELIRGGEFPTELEELIKKYYGKLSERYGSFAVDVAVRSSATAEDLPHASFAGQQETYLNVVGAENVLTAIKNGFASLFTDRAISYRESFGFDHFKIGIAMGVQKMVRSDMGASGVMFTLDTESGFKDVVVINAAYGLGELMVQGAITPDEYMVFKPTLQAGYSAIIEKKLGRKDRKMIYGVGGERTKIVNVPLSEQKQFALMDDEILKLAKWGVLIEEHYSKKNGRWTPMDIEWAKDGILNELFVVQARPETVHSRKEERILKVYKFSEPVEKREKRRVVYGIAVGDKIATGRVRVIYDLKDAGKFQEGEVLVTDITDPDWEPIMKKASAIITNRGGRTAHAAIVARELGIPAVVGTHKATELLKSGMEVTVSCAEGEIGYVYEGYVPFEIEEINLENLPRPKTKIMMNVGNPESAFKYSFIPNDGVGLAREEFIIANYIKIHPLALLHYEELKDLLVKLEKEGLVDEKGYCLMSAIQNYAKSPLLEKLVKGKDRKPVPLKRIVEDIENLTFGYEDKAQYFVKKLSYGIAKISSAFYPNPVIVRFSDFKSNEYRGLIGGELFEPEEENPMLGWRGASRYYSDTYKEAFGLECQAILRVRNKMGLTNTKVMIPFCRTPEEGQRVLKVMEEFKLRRGDNGLEVYVMAELPSNILLADKFAEIFDGFSIGSNDLTQLTLGLDRDSALVAHLYDERNEAVKRLISQLIKVAKDRGRKVGICGQGPSDFPEFAAFLVEEGIDSISLNPDSVLKTMLVVTKAEEKSRGVVI, encoded by the coding sequence ATGGCTAAGCGCTACTTAGTTTGGCTTGATGAGGTTAGTATTGAAGATATACCCCTTGTGGGTGGTAAAAATGCGTCATTAGGGGAAATGATAAGGAATCTTTCTTCTCTTGGGATAAACATACCATACGGCTTTGTGGTCACTTCAGAAGCTTATTACGAATTTGTAAAATATAACAAACTGGAAGATGAAATAAGAAATGTCTTAAAGGGGCTTGACACTGGTAACATTGAGGATCTCGCCAGAAGAGGACACCAGATCAGGGAACTCATAAGAGGCGGTGAGTTCCCCACAGAACTTGAGGAACTCATAAAAAAGTACTACGGAAAACTATCCGAAAGGTATGGATCTTTTGCTGTGGATGTGGCTGTACGCTCATCTGCAACAGCTGAGGACCTGCCTCATGCATCTTTTGCTGGTCAACAGGAGACATATCTCAATGTGGTCGGTGCGGAAAATGTACTTACAGCCATAAAGAACGGCTTTGCCTCCCTCTTTACTGACAGAGCGATATCCTACAGGGAATCCTTCGGCTTTGATCACTTCAAGATAGGCATAGCTATGGGTGTGCAGAAAATGGTGAGGTCCGATATGGGTGCGTCAGGTGTTATGTTCACACTTGATACGGAGTCGGGATTTAAAGATGTTGTTGTAATAAATGCAGCTTACGGGCTTGGTGAACTCATGGTTCAGGGTGCTATAACTCCGGATGAATACATGGTTTTTAAACCAACTCTACAGGCAGGTTATTCCGCAATAATAGAAAAGAAGCTAGGACGCAAGGACAGAAAGATGATCTACGGTGTAGGAGGTGAGAGGACAAAGATCGTGAACGTACCGCTATCGGAACAAAAACAGTTCGCTTTAATGGATGACGAAATACTCAAGCTTGCCAAGTGGGGCGTCCTTATAGAGGAACATTACTCAAAGAAGAACGGAAGATGGACACCCATGGATATAGAGTGGGCAAAGGATGGCATATTAAACGAGCTTTTCGTTGTTCAGGCAAGACCGGAAACTGTACATTCAAGGAAAGAAGAACGCATACTCAAGGTTTACAAATTTTCAGAACCCGTTGAAAAGAGAGAAAAGAGAAGAGTAGTTTACGGCATAGCTGTGGGAGATAAGATAGCCACCGGCAGAGTTAGAGTAATATATGACCTTAAGGATGCGGGCAAGTTCCAAGAAGGTGAGGTGCTTGTAACAGATATAACGGATCCGGATTGGGAACCTATAATGAAGAAGGCATCCGCCATAATCACCAACAGGGGAGGAAGAACCGCACATGCGGCTATAGTGGCAAGGGAACTCGGTATACCTGCGGTGGTAGGAACGCACAAAGCTACTGAGTTATTAAAGAGCGGTATGGAAGTGACTGTATCATGTGCGGAGGGTGAAATAGGATACGTCTATGAAGGGTACGTACCCTTTGAGATAGAAGAAATAAATCTTGAAAACCTACCAAGACCTAAAACCAAAATTATGATGAATGTCGGTAATCCAGAATCAGCTTTTAAATATTCCTTCATACCAAATGACGGAGTAGGATTAGCCAGAGAGGAGTTTATAATAGCCAACTACATAAAGATACATCCGCTGGCACTTCTTCACTATGAGGAATTAAAAGATCTTCTCGTAAAACTGGAAAAGGAAGGTCTTGTTGACGAAAAGGGTTACTGTCTCATGTCAGCCATTCAAAACTACGCCAAGAGCCCCTTACTGGAAAAGCTCGTAAAAGGCAAAGATAGAAAGCCCGTACCCCTCAAAAGGATCGTAGAGGACATTGAAAACTTAACTTTTGGCTACGAAGATAAAGCCCAGTACTTTGTAAAAAAACTCTCTTACGGGATAGCAAAAATATCTTCCGCCTTCTATCCAAACCCCGTTATAGTAAGGTTTTCTGATTTTAAGTCCAACGAGTACAGAGGTTTAATAGGAGGAGAGCTTTTTGAACCAGAAGAGGAAAATCCCATGCTCGGATGGAGGGGAGCCTCCAGATACTATTCGGACACATACAAAGAAGCCTTTGGACTTGAATGCCAGGCGATCCTCAGAGTACGCAATAAGATGGGACTCACAAACACCAAGGTTATGATACCCTTTTGCAGAACACCCGAGGAGGGACAAAGGGTGCTTAAGGTGATGGAGGAGTTCAAGTTAAGAAGGGGGGATAACGGCTTGGAAGTATACGTGATGGCTGAGCTTCCAAGTAATATACTCCTCGCAGATAAATTTGCTGAAATATTTGATGGCTTTTCCATAGGATCTAACGACCTTACTCAACTTACCTTAGGATTAGACAGAGATTCGGCTTTGGTGGCACATCTGTATGATGAGAGAAACGAGGCAGTAAAGAGGCTCATATCCCAACTTATTAAGGTAGCAAAAGATAGAGGAAGGAAGGTAGGTATATGCGGACAGGGACCGTCCGACTTTCCCGAATTTGCTGCTTTTCTTGTTGAAGAGGGTATAGACAGCATATCACTGAATCCCGATTCTGTTCTAAAGACCATGTTGGTAGTGACAAAAGCCGAAGAAAAAAGCAGGGGGGTTGTCATATGA
- the glyS gene encoding glycine--tRNA ligase subunit beta, translated as MDLLIEIGTEELPAKVINPLLEYLKEAVGNILERKATKIYGTPRRLALYYENFENRALTREEVIVGPPVSVAYDTEGKPTKAILGFLQRTNSSEKELIKIHKGEAEYVAVRKTYEGKKPLDLLSERFEEILLSAPLPKSMRWDKTGVKFSRPIRWICALYGQEIVPLSLGKLKAGNKTKGHRFMSEEWIELRDASEYEEKLKENYVVPGFKERLGMILSFLKEESYGLGGIPEYPQGLEEEVANLVEFPFAVVGKFDEKYLELPERVIVTVLAHHQRFFCVKKEGKLLPRFVAISGNIPKNGLIVKGYEKVIKARLEDALFFYREDMKTKLEHLVDKLSQVVFHPKVGSMLEKTQRIMTISEEIAKSLGLDTGLLEKIKRAAYLSKADILTNMVKEFDELQGYMGYVYAKEQGEDEDVASAIYEHYLPKSPSDPFPSSIVGKVLSLADKIDSTVTLIKAGEIPSGSSDPYGLRRHTYGIFSLLEDTLWDLDLRELIGKFYKSVDKDVEAFLSNRLFAYLEPYGYDVVRAVFEVHDPLKPLRCIQMVKRIANLKDEQKFKDIANAYRRVVRILPKEWEDSVVDEGALKEKEEVDLWEKVKDLSTKAQDILDLHPLKESIDKFFDTVLVMDKEENLRRNRLALLLNVKKLFNRFADFNMLVYEEV; from the coding sequence ATAGAAATAGGGACAGAAGAACTTCCAGCAAAGGTAATAAATCCGCTTCTTGAGTATTTAAAGGAAGCTGTAGGAAACATACTTGAAAGAAAGGCTACAAAGATATATGGGACTCCCAGGAGGTTAGCGCTTTATTACGAAAACTTTGAAAACAGAGCGCTGACACGTGAAGAGGTGATCGTTGGACCTCCCGTGAGTGTGGCTTACGATACAGAAGGTAAACCCACAAAAGCTATTTTAGGGTTTCTTCAAAGGACAAACTCCTCCGAAAAAGAGCTGATAAAAATACACAAAGGTGAGGCTGAGTATGTAGCAGTAAGAAAAACCTACGAAGGCAAAAAACCCCTTGATCTTTTATCTGAAAGGTTTGAGGAGATTTTACTTTCTGCACCGCTCCCCAAAAGTATGAGATGGGATAAAACGGGTGTGAAGTTTTCAAGACCCATAAGATGGATATGTGCGCTTTACGGTCAAGAAATAGTACCTTTGAGCTTAGGGAAGTTGAAAGCTGGAAATAAGACAAAGGGACACAGATTTATGTCTGAGGAATGGATAGAACTGAGGGATGCATCCGAATATGAAGAAAAACTAAAGGAAAACTACGTAGTACCGGGCTTCAAAGAGAGACTCGGTATGATCTTAAGTTTTCTCAAAGAGGAAAGCTATGGTCTTGGCGGTATTCCTGAGTATCCACAAGGGCTTGAGGAAGAGGTGGCTAATTTGGTAGAGTTTCCCTTTGCAGTCGTAGGTAAGTTTGACGAAAAGTACTTGGAACTTCCCGAAAGAGTTATAGTTACCGTTTTGGCACACCATCAAAGATTTTTCTGTGTAAAAAAAGAAGGGAAACTTCTCCCCAGATTTGTAGCTATAAGCGGGAATATTCCCAAGAATGGCTTAATAGTTAAAGGTTACGAAAAAGTAATAAAGGCAAGGCTTGAAGATGCTCTTTTCTTTTATAGAGAGGATATGAAAACTAAGCTTGAGCATCTCGTTGACAAACTCTCTCAGGTAGTTTTTCACCCTAAGGTGGGGAGTATGCTTGAGAAAACTCAAAGGATTATGACTATTTCTGAAGAGATAGCAAAAAGTTTAGGTCTTGACACAGGCTTGTTGGAAAAGATAAAAAGGGCTGCCTATCTTTCAAAAGCCGATATTCTCACTAACATGGTAAAGGAGTTTGACGAGCTTCAGGGGTATATGGGATACGTGTATGCAAAAGAGCAAGGTGAAGATGAAGATGTAGCTTCCGCCATATACGAACATTATCTTCCTAAATCTCCCTCTGATCCGTTTCCCTCAAGCATCGTAGGGAAGGTACTTTCCTTAGCGGATAAGATAGACAGTACCGTAACGCTGATAAAAGCAGGTGAGATCCCCTCAGGAAGCTCGGATCCATACGGATTGAGAAGGCATACTTACGGCATATTTTCCCTACTTGAGGATACTCTGTGGGATCTTGATCTTAGGGAGCTTATAGGAAAGTTTTACAAAAGTGTGGATAAGGACGTGGAAGCTTTCTTAAGTAACAGACTATTTGCTTACCTTGAACCTTACGGTTACGACGTTGTTAGAGCTGTTTTTGAAGTTCATGATCCTTTAAAACCATTAAGGTGCATACAGATGGTTAAAAGAATTGCCAATTTGAAAGATGAGCAGAAATTTAAAGATATAGCAAATGCTTACAGAAGGGTGGTGAGAATACTTCCCAAGGAGTGGGAGGATAGCGTGGTTGACGAGGGAGCTTTAAAGGAGAAGGAAGAGGTGGACCTGTGGGAGAAAGTGAAGGATCTCAGTACTAAAGCTCAGGACATATTGGATCTTCATCCTCTCAAAGAAAGCATAGATAAGTTTTTTGACACTGTCCTTGTTATGGACAAAGAAGAGAACCTAAGAAGAAACAGATTAGCTCTACTTTTAAATGTAAAAAAACTCTTTAATCGTTTTGCTGACTTTAACATGTTAGTTTATGAGGAGGTATAA